In the Triplophysa dalaica isolate WHDGS20190420 chromosome 8, ASM1584641v1, whole genome shotgun sequence genome, GGTCAGTGATATATTCAGTCTTAAAGCGCGGTAAATTGTCTTAAAAGATCCTCCAATTTTAAATTCTCAAACTGTAGAGGCACAAGGCGCATCCTCTTTGCGTTGCGAAATAAAACCCTCGGATCGTTACTCTCCAGAGTCTGTAACCTCCACATACTTGTGTGATGAGCGCAGCGCGGGACCGCCCATCGCACCCGGACTCAGATTCCAGTGCGCGAGTGCGCGAGGCGCGCCCCTTTGTTTTACAATGATAGAGGCAGATGAAGAGACAAAACCTGCAACATGAGGATTTATGTCAAGAGTATAAACCAATGCAgatgtaaatgaatgaacagaacatagaagaagatattttgaataatgttggtaaccaaacaacattggccacAATTGACTTCCACTTATTGATGCAAAACTGCTGAGACATTTCCACAGAaggagtcatatacaggttttgaacagcATGAGTGTAAAAGAATGATGACCGATTTTTTGTTTTGGGTCACTATGTGATAAGTAGATTATCACATGTGATATGTGTAACAAAGAACTATGGACTTTTACTTGGAATCTGTGTCTCCTAAAGACTCATTCGTCTGCATTTACAAGGTGCAGTGCAAGGTCAatgtacaatatatttaaagatgaaatTGCCATATTTTCAAGTTTAGGGCGGGCAAGCTTTTGATGAAATGTGAGAAGAATGTCTTGTggttgtgtttttctctttttccaaCACAGTTTCGCAATATCACTGGCTCCACAAGCTTGCGTCCAACATCaaaattctttgttttgtttattctctCTGTACGTAGCGTACAGTTTCAGTCCAACTTCACCGTTTGTTGTCATAATCTGTATTAATTAAATGGTGTTCCTCATTAATATCTACATAACTCTAATTGTAATTTGAAATTATAGTTTTTCTGTTTGTAAACAACATagtaaaaaaaggttttaatatGACACTTCATTAAAAAATCGGATTAAATCTTATTTCactgtgtgtacatgtgttttatATACTGAAGATAACAGGACCCTCCTGTTATTCTGTGTCAGCAGCAGTTTAAGAGCACAGCCCTGAAGAGGAATGTTCATAGGTTGGAGGACAGCCAGAGCAAGAAGCTGTTCCATGACTGAATGCCACATCCTTACAGTCAACCAACAAGAACTGTCTCCTTCCTGGATCATTTAAGTCTTTGTAAATTGTGAAGTCACTTTTTAGAATGTTGCTCACATATGGGAACACCAAAAAGCTCATTCTTTTTCCACTTATTTTTGAGAAGATAACACAGATGATTGTTATATGTATTGCAAAAGAACTCCTACCATATAACTGTGAATGGTATTCACATTTGGCGTTGTTAGTTACTGCCATGTAAAGAGTATTTGTATTCATGTCTTCATCACCTACATGTTTTTGTCGTTTCCTTTTCTTTCCCAAGAAACGTTTTACCACAGCTGGTTTAGCTTGGAGCTGACAGAGCAGAAATACCACATGTGCTCTGTGCTGAAGCAAAAATTTTCTAGGTATGGCGGTGACTTGCTGTGAGTGGAAACATATGGATTTGATAACCCTATTTATCAAAAAGGTTATTTGCAACCCCCACTGGACCACCCCAATTTACAATAACAAACGTTGAGAGTCTCTGGAATGTGAAAGTCAAACATAAGTCATGGGCCTCTTTTCTTTAGAGACAACTGCGCAGATAATAAAAGAAcgcattttctcatttttactTAACCAGCCGTGCAGGAGCGAAAGGGTTCGAAAAGCATATAATCTGCCTGACATCACTGCTTTTCCATCATGAAGAcatgaaacaaattaaattaacaaagtACACATGATATTAATAGTTAGTTTTATTGGATAAATCgtacaacacattttttcaaaataatctgttttcaatagaaacatttgtaattctatTTAAGTTCTTCCttgacattatttttgaaataaaataataataaaaatagtggTAATATCAAAGAACTTTTGCATTTTGTGaattgtggttgttgttacagattaaaaaaagatgtaCAGCAGCAGAATAATAAACAAGAACTTCAATTTAGGTTTTTAAACTGTCACATAACTGCCTAGCAATGTTAAGCAAATTAAAGAATTGAAAAGAGAACAGCTTCATGTTCTAGAGCCACTATTGTCATTACAGATTGACTTGGTGCCCAAATAAGTATTGTGAGGTCAAACCAAAACAAATACCCGGATTCCAAACCTATACTGTTAACTCTTTTGCATAGCTTTTTCAGTAGAGCTTCATGCATGAAAAACAATCACAGCACTggacattaaaaaaagatgaatgaaaatCGTTGgaggtttttatttttcattgcaCTGTAGGAAAGATATATTAAGATACATAAAGCAATTAAGTTAAAGAATTTGGTATTAAGGAATCTTTTTGGAATGCTTAAGGCTCAATCGTTTTCTTGGAATTAAAACTttggaataaaagaaaagaaacccATGTTTTATCCTAACACAATGTCTTTgatatattacagttttttggCAGAATTTGACAggatacatttttcataaaatgtcgCAATCATATGTTGAAAAATCCTCTTTAAagcagatttaaaaataatatcttCCATCAGTTTTGGATGAATTTCAAACCACATTTAAATGccataataatacatttttagaagactattttattaaaaagtcaTCATTTCACAGCAGGTCCTTAtactatttaaaacatacattttcactTCAGCTCCAATGAAAGAGCTGCAgttcacactgtaaaaatgtaaagtatCAAAGGAGCTTAGTTCCTCTAATATTCCCCATATGTAACAGTTACTTTAATTGTTGAACAAGTTCTGTGAGCCAGTGCCAATGGGTTTAGGCCAGTTTTGGCACTTACTGACAGTATCAACTATTGTTTATTCCTGTGATGGATTATACGTTAGTCCCCAGGGACCTTCCAGGGCGGATAAAAGGTTTTGATAAAAGCTAATccatcaaacatcaaaaaacatTCCCTTTTACCACAAGCACCTATTTCATGCTCTAGAAAGAAATTTGTGCCTTCAGCTCATGGTTCCAAGCAGAATTTTTGAGTCAAGTTCATCTGGTGGTGTAAGAAATGACAACATGTAGCGGCTTGTCGTGATGCTGGGTGTTTTGACATTGAACgcctatatactgtatgtggacaatatatatatatttttctctataTTAAGACCTATTCAGAGGATTGTGTTTTCTTATGTTTGTACATTTGTATGATAGTGTAAATGCAATAATAAACAACCTTGCCTTGTGTAATGTGAAAATCTCTGTTTAATAGTTTTATGAAATTATATATGCCATTTTCCAGCAGGAAAAGAACATGCCACATCAAAGAAATGGCAGACAAATGGTAGTTTGAGTACCACAAAAATGATATTGCAGAGCAACCTGGAGCTGTTGTTATGTTTGTTACATCCCATTGGACTAAGTGCAGTGATGCAGTTTTCAAATGGTGCCCTTTGTTGAAGAGAAACCCTTTTGGCTTTTCTACGGCTTTTATAAGACGGGTTGCTCTTCAATGATTCAATCATTAGACTTACAGACACAGTGTGGTAATGGAGTTCAGTGCTGCAGGGTGACCTCTGTTTTCTCTCTAAGGATCTTTTCATACTTTTCTAGTATAAGTACAGATATAACTGACCCAAAATGGAGAATGACAAAAGGACAGTTTTAAGGACACATATATACTCACCCTATAGGAcaattgtttgtctttattcAGAACTTGTAGAACACAGCAGAAGTTTGCACTTAAGGCGTTTAGCAGACAGTGTTTTCCAAAAACAGGGGAAACAATAAAACCATTCATCCTAGGGAGGCACTAATATCAGAAGTGCTGTATAAAGTTACCAAACAATTTTTAGAATCAATTCTTGGAAGAGACGATAAGAGACCAGTAACCAGGAACTTTTTTGtttcaacatacagtatatcactCAATGTTGATTTTATGTGTAAAAGCACAGACAACATACTTATTGTGCACATATTTCTTGTGCAAATCGCTCCAAAATGAATGTATGTGTACACTCTATAGAAATGGTAGAGGACTTAAAGTGATTCTTGTCTTATAGGGGAACTGTTTTTAGTGCTTCTATCGTTTAACCTCATTTGTAAATCGctgtggagtaaagtgtctggtaaaggactaaatgtaaatgtaaatgtatgtagaaccatatcttggtgcttcaggTCTTCAGAGGTTCTTCCGAGGTTCTTAGGGATAATTGAGGTGCTATGTAGAACCACTCaagaaccatacaggggctTCACAGGTTCTTTGTACGGAAGCGTGCTATAGCACCTCATAACATTACAGAGAATCCGCACGAATTAAAAAAACCCATCACCATATTCATATTTGGCCTGCTTATACCACGTAGGAGCTTTTTATCCTGTCATTTGACAGACGTAATTGCATCATACATTATTAATTGACATAATCACAGACAGCATCTGAATCTCAGACTAAGAAGACGAGTGCTGAGGAAGCAAATAGAGAATATCTATTCCAGACATTTAATGAGAATGTACATAAAGGATCATTTTATGACATTTCAAGGGACAAAAGATGGTGCTGAAAATTTTTTTTTGCGTTTACCTAATTTTAATGTGTACATTGGTCCCACATGATCAGATTGTGTTGAACTAATTtatatttccttaaaaaaaatgtgtgtgtcgaccaaaatatttcattaatattagACTATTTATAACATTGTTGATTCAAGGTGTTATTTCTGATTAATGTCATTAATTATGTAAAGTTGAATTAATTTCAATCATTATTTTCAACTGTAATTCCTACTGGATTTTTGAATGCTAATTCGCTAATCATTTCTTTACGGCTGTGATACCAGAATAGTTTAATTTGCTTTATTCAGTTTGTTCATATCTGTTGAAATGTGTACATAcaaaaatcatcaaaatatatatgcatTGGCAAAGGAAAATAAATTTGTTAATAAGGTTGAGTGATATTGAGTTGTCAAACTGTACTGTTGTCAGAGtggattaaagggatagttcaccaaaaaaagaaattcttcatcgtttactcacccccagattgttccaaacccatataaatgtctttgttctacttgacacaatagaagatatttgaaggaatgtcattaaccaaacaaatctcatcccccattggatcccatagtagggaaaataaacaaaaagatacTTTCAATCACAGATTGTTTGGGGGgggagtgaactatccctttatggaCAACAGAGATAGTCAATACTATCAAAATAGATGTAAAAGTACAAATGGTAAATTGAAAACATTGGATTTCTCTTGAGGAatgcaaaacacacagaaaaaagacAGTCAAACAGATGAAAACAGATATGACTTAGAACAATTTTATTAGGTCTTATGTTTTTTCAGCCTCTCTGACCCTTTCACTGCAAGAGCCTGTTCCGATATTACATGCATCCGCTTTTCGGGtatttaaatcataaacaatTAGAAATAGTTAGAAaggatattaaaataaattagaatataatttatttagttACAAATTTAGTTAGAAGAattggaaaaaagaaaatataaattacatttgattatttctttaaaagcacaaatatgCAAAGAAAATCATAGTCGTTTTATTAATAGTTTGTGGTTCTACGGTTTGAATCGCTATTCAGATATCTATTGGAGATGTCATTGCTATTGTTAAATAATGTCTGAATGTTGAATGGTATGTAACAGTTACAGAGATCTGCTGACATCTTGTGGAGCTGTAATGAATTTCATGACGTATTCGTCTTCTACAGAGCTGTGCAGGTGCAGTGCAGAGCGGTTTGCcttatgacatcaaagtaccgcgagagcgatttaAAACCCGTTCTTGCAAACAGCTCTCGCGGTACTCAATGTTGCACTCCGATCAGTCTACGCAACGCCGTACGAAGTCGAAAGCATAATTTTGTCCCCTACAAGCCTCCGTTCTTACGTGATCAAAAGGTTAAAGAAGAGAGACTTGAATAGCTAGCTAACAGAAGTTGATCAAAATACAGGTAGGCTCAAATACAGTCTTATTTTGATTCATGATTACTTGATAGCGAGTACCAGATATGTTTTAATACTGTCTTAGAACTTACTTTACTGAAGTGATTATGATTTAGCTTAGCCATAATGCTAATAAGACATGATTTGGAAGTATCAAATGTGACAATATCTTTAcgtttacattttgtgttattcACATGACATTCACGTTAGTCGAAATAACTTAcgttatttgtgtttaattaggTGATATTCTTGCTTTATTGTTTTCGTGACCTTTATTCTACACCtgcatgttttaaacatgtttccAACAACATTAGTATTATTGTTTGTATCATTTGTGATAATAGGCAGCCACAGATGATGTGAAAAAATGCATTCATGATTTACTGGGCTGAAGCCATAAATCTCCTCGATAATAAGTGTCAAATAAGACCTTTCTTTGTGTTTCCAAACGGAAAAGttgttgtaataaataaaacgaaattatatattttatccacAGAATAAAAAGGAGAAGCCCAACAGGATGACCAGTGTAAGTTGTTTACCCTGTCCATGTAAATGCAACACAGCCTCAAGAATACTTCAATTTATGATCTGATTTACACATGCATAAATTCTGCCACTATGAtagaaatgtttactgtaaatCCGCCTCGTAAGCCAgatttaaatgctttttgtgtcttttattcTCTCAGGTGCTCTGCAGCAGAGCTCGGCTGGTTACGTACCTGCCAGGGCTTCATGTTCTTGTTCAGCGTGTTGTAGGGGCCAGAACTTTCTCTGGGGCATCTGGTTCAGATGAGCCACATAGGAACATCACAATTCCAGAAATTGGTAAATTATTATATTGCTCTGTATTAGAAATTATCTTCCAATAAATGGTAATAGCATagtcttaaaaaaatgaatatttcacaTATAGAGGTTACAGTGAGATCAAAGTGATGATAACTGTAAGGGCAATATAATGGTAATaatctctgtttattttctgtttccTGTGAACAGCACCAAGAACAGTGTGGCCAGATGAAAACATGGGTCCATTTGGACCTCAGGATAAACGCTTCCAGTTGCCTGGAAACGTGGGTTTTGACTGTCATTTAGAGGGCACAGCAGCACAGAGAACTGTACCCATCCACAACGTATTGCCTGATGTGCTCACAGCTCAGTCCAGTAGCGAGAGGCACGGCTTCATCCTGGCCCATTTCATCAATGAGCTTCATGTATGATGCTTCTTGTGttatttatattgattttgGTCTCAGGAAGTATAAATAACTTCGTACTTGGAATAATTATTTAAGTTCTAATCATGCTcataataatattgtaaataattgtaattcaTTTTGgttcatggttttatttttgtcttcttttgtatttagGAACCAGAGAGAACAAATGCAGCACAGACAATCAGTAAAGTAGAGCACTATTTTGATCATGCCAATGTGGAGTGTGCTATTCAATCCTGCCCTGAACTTCTAAAGAAAGGTCTGTATGCTACTTTGTCCAACTAATAAACTACTAAAGTAAACAACTAAAATAACACTGTattaaagttaataaataaagagtttatttgaaaaaacatataactcaaacaatttttttttatattgtcctGAACTTTCAGCACACATGCAATGCACGTAcacaaaatgtacagttttgcatatatatatataattttgaaatgcaatataacatttgtccactagagggcagcaTCTCcttctgtattgtattgttGTCAACGTTACTGCATGAACATGACCTTAAGAACTCTATGAATgctaatagtttttttttttttaagattttgagTCAATGTTCCCGGATGTCCCATCGACTGGAATGATGGTGGTCACTGTTACTCAAAGGACACAGAATGACATGACAAGCTGGTCTGAGCAGGTGGACCAGGAGAGAGAAGATCTGCTGGCTAAAGTGAGTGCTCTACAACCTTGGGGTTGAATAATGTGTAATCCAAGTTAGCATaagggacagacagacagacagacagacagacagggatggatggatggatggatagacatATATTTTGTCTGGCAGTGTGTGCATGCCATGAGCAGGTTATGTGGCTCGGCAATAAATGCCTTTGGCAATGTGTGTTATTTACTGTCTGGTTCACATTGCCGTGAGTTCCTGTCTAATTGAAATGGGACCAagatttcctttttttgctgtttgtttttgcaGGCCAcggctttttaaagaaaatatgtttattcGCTGATAATACAGGATACTGTGTTGTGTTAACAACTGTGTTCTATTCAGTTTATTGAAGGTGCAAAAGAGATATGTTGTGCTCTCCAAAAAGAAGGATTTTGGGCGGATTTTATAGATCCATCATCTGGCCTTGCAGTAAGTTGCCTCAACTATTGTGGAAGTCTTGACACGTTTTTAATTTGCTGTTTAGATTTCAACAcaactgtaattaaattgaCCTTCTTTGTCCTTAGTTCTTCGGCTCATACACAAACAACACGCTCTTTGAAACGGATGAAAGATACCGACATTTAGGTTTCCAGATCGAAGACCTGGGATGTTGTAAAGTGATCCGGCATACGATATGGGGGACGCACGCTTTTGTGGGCACACTGTTCACCAGTGCTCCACCCGACAGCCAAATCATGAAGAAGTTATTAGTTAAGGATGCTGTGTTGCTATGAAAACATGGTCAGACGCAACACCAGAAATAAACTTTGGGTGGTTCCTTACCTTAATGCTTGATCAGCAAAATCAAACACACTAAAATCTTCAATTCAATATGAAGTTGCCCCATGACTGAAGCTTAGatgggttttgtttttgtagaagCAGAGGCACTTTTGGTTTAACTTTCATTGTGGAAGCTTGTTCTACAGAGTCAAATTCACTGTCAGTCAATCATGTAGGATGTTCAATCCAAGTCTTTGCCTGTGTTGCCTTTTTTAAAACACGCCCCTGAGAAAGTCCATTAAAAATGTGCGTTTAAATGGGTTGCTAAGATTGTTTTCTGCTCCAGTGATGCAATAGAATccttgacaaaataaaaaatgttgttaatacttttaaataaaatgtgagaACTGTTACAGTAATTAAATTATATCAGAAATGATTAAAGGATTTTAGACCTCAATTCAATAACAAAATTTCTCCTTTGGTCCATAATATTCACACTTAATAAATGGAGAACAACTTTCTCCAATGTTCATTTTTCCCACTGTGTCAATAGTTTGAAACCACTGACCTTAATGTTGAAATCTGATTTCTTCATTCTGACATTTAACAACCTATGGAGAAATGAAAGCTGCGAAGATAAAAAATCTTTATGACTCCGTCAGTAGTGACATGCCAGTGACAAGTGTGCAGACTttctaaatgtaatgttttgcaATTTGAGGAGATGTTTAATGGTTTACCCTTAATATGAAATGCAGCAGGTACTCTTTGCCTGTCTCTAACCTAAATGGAGAATGTTTTGAGCAAATTAGCTTGAGGTTAGCAAAGGTAGCAGATGCCGGGGTCAATGTCTCCAGGGTACCATTAGAATTCATTTAGAGTTGCAACAGATGGACTATAATCAGTCTTCTTTAAACTCTGACACCACAATTATTTAGCCAGTTCTTCACTTTCCATTAGCACGTGCTGTGAATGAATGATCATAAGACACATCTGATCAACACAAAGCACAACTCTGTTTTCTGAAGTCTCTTGATAGTGAAATGGTATATTGACATAACCACTTAAAGAAAGTTACCAAATACATATAACTGTCATGATGTGTGGTCAAATCAAAGCATATGTGCTTGTTTAGAGACAGGCTCTGTCTGGATAATGAATTAGGCCTACAGGACATTGGTCTTCACCCCATGCATGTCTGACAACCAATCTTGATTGACATGACTATCAATTAGGCATAATTGTCCACCTAAAACTTTGTTCCTCCCCTTTGTCAGTTTGAAACCTTTCACTAAGATGGTGAAATTGGGGGCGTATTCTCCAATGGGTCTCAATAGCATTTAATATGATTATAATAACATCTATTGTTCATTATTTGCTTACTAGTGgagtatagtaaaaaaaaagtacttttgCTTTGAAGATGTGAGGAGGAATCTTTCTTGtgtcatttatataaaaaaacattataaataattataattatgttctgaaatgtttaaacataacaatccgttaaaaataacaatttacatAAAAGGGCACGTGTAAATATACAAAAGCATTTTCAGTGGTGGAATAATTCAAAGTGAGAATCATACAATTTTAATTGGGGTTAGATATCTAGGTCAGGCCATCTTGTTATTTTTCATGAGTGATGAATTATTGATGAATCATGTCAAGCCACCCAATCACCCCCCCagaatatttgattaaatgacATGTCTTCTAAACTGTGCATAGAAGTTGAGATATTTGTCAATGTTGAATTTTAGAGTTAAGTATGGCAGATATCACACAAATACATCTTGTTACAAACATGTGATTTGTGTGGGTGAGGTTGGGGGGTCTCTGTCTCTTGTTAGGTGGGAGATGATGACCAAAGCCAGAGCAGCAAAGCAAAGGGAAACCTGGTGTCAGAGGTCTTTTCAGACAATGGAACATTCCCAGTAGTTATCTGCCAACACTTTCCTGTTTTTAGAAAGATTTACATTGGCTCGGTCAAAGAGCTTCATCGTCATGCCTGCTGTTTAAGGAGatataacagtttttttctttgcacTGGACAAACTTGCAAGGTTAAAGTAGAGGACAGGCTCCATGTTTCTTCTGAAGTAACTTAGTGCTATTTTGGTTCATTTTCCTTCGTTTCTTCCTTTATGTTCCCATTGTAAGGTCTTGTTGAATTTTGTTATCTGCAGAAGTGATAATTTAGAGGCACATCAGAGTCTCACAGACTGTGCTGTTTGGGGGCTTGTGATGTACATAAATCAAACAGCAGCCAGACTTGTAATGCCAGACTTAATGTGATCTGTGCACCTGTGCATATTCATTGAATTAAGGATCAGATTTAGACTTGTAATGAATAAGCAAACCCAGAAAgacatgataaaagaaaattaatatttgtttatcagaaaaatgaaatagaatagGACTTAAATTATTGGGCTGAAATGCCAATTAcataatttttcatatttattcaaatacatttttaaaagcaaacttattatttatatattatcatgaatatagatgtatttatttatttattttgcttgccCAAAAAAAGCTGTCTTGGGCTTGAATATTAAGTTTGTATTAGGTTacggttgtttgttttttgtcttttagaaTCAGACATTTTTGTGCTGTTTATCTCATTGTATTTCTTTGTGCTGCCTGCACTTCTGTTCTTTTAAAAGCTTCGTTTTTTCTCCAATAACACCAAGCTATTTTTAGGATCCATCCCTATTTCTGGTTTATCCTGAATTTCCCTCAGGGGATGAATAAATTCATCATCTATCATCATCTTGTAATTCAGTCATTAAGATGTTCAAGCTGTGGTAACAGCTTAGTATGACATTGCACTTACTCAGACCAATCCTTCCTCAAGTCTTCCCGAAACACTACAGCGGACATCCATTATATCCTGTGAGATTTTCCCACTGTCTAACTCTTCCTCTGAAGACACTTCACACTTACATCATTATCTGTTTTTGTCTCCACCCTGTTACTAGATTCACACCGTGTTTGGACAGATGCACATACTCCACTCGCCCGGCAGTCACCAGGTGTTTCTGAGGTACAGATATCCTCTGCTCTCTCTCCATCTGCTCACACTGATGTTCCCATGAGACTATTCATTAGTTCCTGTGTGCTAGACACAATCTCCagcctttaaatgtaaaacaataacaaGCTTTAAAACTGAATCTTTTAAGCCTATCAGCAAATGTTGTACTTTAGGCTAAATGTTCAACATCCGTGTTTAATACCATAACAGAAGTGCAGCATTTATATGCATATTATGAGCAGCAGTATACAACTATAATCTTGGAAATTGGATCAAGACATATATTTGGACATTTGTGTTGCTCATGAaatggaaaatctttttttttacgttACGTGTGGCTCAGTCATGCTAAATGCAGACGGTCTGCATTTTCCCACAGTAAAGAAGGGCTGTATTTGTTTCCATTGCTGCTCAATCTATCCTGAAGCTCTGCAGTGGAGTAATTAAAATCTCAGCATGGCCATACTGAACAGGATATGCTGCTATGCCCTCCAACAATGAGGGTCATTCTTTGGACTTCAGGCAATGTACCTGAAACCCAGCCTGCAGCCGCTCTTgatcattaaaaacatgttactGCTCATCTGGAAAGTCAGCGTTAGAGAGGAAATTTGACTTTGTATCGGTAGGGAATGAGCCGAGAAACTGGATTAGTGGAGGAAAGCAGGAGGATGAAGGCAACGTTTGTTTTGTCTCGGAAACTTTCAGAGAGACTGTCAAGATTTGACTGGAATGTTTtactcaaaacaaaaaaacttcttTAACTTTATGTACGAATGCTCACGGCATTCCAAATCCATTATTTTGGTTCATTTGAAGTTTGACacgtattttttttgttatatgaaAACGTGTGGTCCGAATATTCACATAAAAAGTTACGGAAGTAATGAAGatgtataaataaaagcagA is a window encoding:
- the mmadhcb gene encoding metabolism of cobalamin associated Db, which translates into the protein MTSVLCSRARLVTYLPGLHVLVQRVVGARTFSGASGSDEPHRNITIPEIAPRTVWPDENMGPFGPQDKRFQLPGNVGFDCHLEGTAAQRTVPIHNVLPDVLTAQSSSERHGFILAHFINELHEPERTNAAQTISKVEHYFDHANVECAIQSCPELLKKDFESMFPDVPSTGMMVVTVTQRTQNDMTSWSEQVDQEREDLLAKFIEGAKEICCALQKEGFWADFIDPSSGLAFFGSYTNNTLFETDERYRHLGFQIEDLGCCKVIRHTIWGTHAFVGTLFTSAPPDSQIMKKLLVKDAVLL